The following proteins are encoded in a genomic region of Oncorhynchus gorbuscha isolate QuinsamMale2020 ecotype Even-year linkage group LG11, OgorEven_v1.0, whole genome shotgun sequence:
- the LOC124047880 gene encoding G2/mitotic-specific cyclin-B1-like gives MAHRMTRNRLGSSENQTALPGKVVLGTKPTLRTRAALGEIGNVGVPRQTVKKDAKAEPSKVVERKASTRLATVPEVQQPPKVISPVKLEVQVFPEPLSPTAMETSGCAPIELCQAFSDVLLNIKDVDADDYDNPMLCSEYVKDIYKYLQKLEVDQAVKTKYLEGQEITGNMRAILIDWLVQVQIKFRLLQETMYMTVGIIDRFLQDNPVPKKQLQLVGVTAMFIASKYEEMYPPEIADFAFVTDRAYTTAQIRDMEMMILRVLKFSFGRPLPLQFLRRASKIGEVTAEHHTLAKYLVELTMVDYEMVHFPPSQVASAAFALTLKVFNCGDWSSTLQHYMNYTEDCLVPVMRHIAKNVVKVNEGQTKHMAVKNKYSSQKHMKIATISQLKSSLIKDLAKQLTL, from the exons ATGGCTCACCGTATGACCAGA AATCGTCTGGGTTCCTCAGAGAACCAAACTGCCCTGCCAGGCAAGGTAGTTCTGGGAACCAAGCCTACACTCAGAACACGAGCTGCGCTTGGCGAAATCGGAAATGTTGGAGTCCCCAGACAGACTGTGAAAAAG GATGCAAAGGCAGAACCCTCAAAGGTGGTTGAGAGGAAGGCCAGCACACGGTTGGCGACGGTCCCTGAAGTTCAACAACCCCCAAAAGTTATTTCTCCAGTTAAGCTGGAGGTTCAG GTTTTCCCTGAGCCATTGTCTCCCACAGCAATGGAGACCTCTGGCTGTGCTCCCATTGAACTGTGCCAGGCCTTCTCTGATGTCCTACTTAATATTAAAGATGTGGATGCTGATGACTATGACAACCCCATGCTCTGCAGTGAATATGTGAaggacatctacaaataccttCAAAAACTTGAG GTTGATCAGGCTGTTAAAACCAAATATCTGGAAGGACAGGAAATTACAGGCAACATGCGTGCCATTCTCATTGATTGGCTCGTCCAGGTCCAAATCAAGTTCCGCCTGCTGCAGGAGACCATGTATATGACTGTGGGGATCATTGACCGCTTCCTTCAG GATAACCCAGTGCCCAAAAAGCAACTTCAGTTGGTTGGTGTGACTGCCATGTTCATCGCCTCCAAATACGAGGAGATGTACCCTCCGGAGATCGCAGACTTTGCATTTGTGACTGACCGGGCTTATACCACTGCCCAGATCAGGGACATGGAAATGATGATACTGAGAGTGCTGAAGTTCAGCTTTGGCCGCCCTCTCCCCCTCCAGTTCCTCAGAAGGGCCTCAAAGATTGGCGAG GTGACTGCTGAGCACCACACCCTGGCAAAGTACTTGGTGGAGCTCACCATGGTGGACTATGAGATGGTgcacttccctccctcccaggtGGCCAGTGCAGCCTTCGCCCTCACCCTGAAGGTCTTCAACTGTGGTGACTGG AGTTCCACACTGCAGCATTACATGAACTACACCGAAGACTGCCTAGTCCCGGTCATGCGGCACATAGCAAAAAATGTTGTGAAGGTGAACGAGGGACAAACTAAGCATATG GCAGTTAAGAATAAGTACTCTAGTCAGAAGCATATGAAAATCGCCACCATTTCACAGCTGAAGTCTTCGCTGATCAAGGACCTTGCAAAGCAGCTCACCCTATGA